One region of Hydrogenobaculum sp. Y04AAS1 genomic DNA includes:
- the uvrC gene encoding excinuclease ABC subunit UvrC, whose protein sequence is MDIVALIEKAPEEPGVYIFKNQKHYIYIGKAINIKKRLLQHLKEREQSKKEANIFNHSKELEWIVTRNEYEALLLEMDLIRTHKPKYNVLLKHGSGYPVILLTDDEYPTVKITRDTSEKGEAFGPFLNINKALKIKKLIHATFRLRTCEEMPKRPTPCMDYHLGLCSGPCANLISKEDYAISVKSAKAFLSGNVKDVLPTLYEKIEQYASNLAFEKAAFLRDQVLVLQNIVDGQGVFLYDIEEVDVFYLEGYSLWLFIIRNKRLVAHKEFRLNKELIINYEEMLGTYYMSNIVPKKIVANFELTENFRLFIKSKRKDVAFSNNIPKPLLKIIEKNVVLKPDTKEFESEFYKLFGRKAPKLIECFDISHFQGQYTVGSMVVWEDGSLNKSKYRRYRIKTVDYIDDFASLKEVLSRRAKRIVSKEDQTPDMWLIDGGKGQLSMGIEVKEKFLLNIYICSLAKKEEIIYTEDGLEIPIKNHQALYRVFGLLRDEAHRFAITYNRNLRSKEFIKDTLSKIKGVGKVKKEIIYRHFDSLYDFIKSDDEKLKKLGISKSIKESVKKILGDM, encoded by the coding sequence ATGGATATCGTAGCGCTTATAGAAAAAGCCCCGGAAGAACCAGGTGTTTATATCTTTAAAAACCAAAAACATTATATTTATATAGGTAAAGCTATAAATATAAAAAAGAGATTGCTTCAGCATCTAAAAGAAAGAGAGCAATCTAAAAAAGAAGCTAATATATTTAATCATTCTAAGGAGCTTGAATGGATAGTAACAAGAAACGAATACGAAGCTCTTCTTTTGGAGATGGATCTTATAAGGACTCACAAGCCAAAATACAACGTGCTTTTAAAACATGGCAGTGGCTACCCTGTTATACTTCTTACCGATGATGAATATCCCACTGTTAAAATCACCAGAGACACTTCCGAGAAAGGAGAAGCTTTTGGACCGTTTTTAAATATAAACAAAGCTTTAAAGATAAAAAAGCTTATACATGCTACTTTTAGATTAAGAACTTGTGAGGAAATGCCAAAAAGACCTACCCCTTGTATGGATTATCATCTTGGGCTTTGTTCTGGTCCTTGCGCCAACCTAATATCCAAAGAAGACTACGCTATAAGTGTAAAATCTGCAAAAGCGTTTTTGTCTGGCAACGTAAAAGACGTGCTTCCTACTCTTTATGAAAAGATAGAGCAATACGCTTCAAATCTTGCTTTTGAAAAAGCGGCATTTTTAAGAGATCAGGTGCTTGTGCTTCAAAATATAGTGGATGGGCAAGGGGTGTTTTTATACGATATAGAAGAGGTTGATGTGTTTTATTTGGAGGGTTATAGTTTATGGCTTTTTATAATAAGAAACAAACGCCTTGTAGCTCATAAGGAGTTTCGTTTAAACAAAGAACTTATTATAAATTACGAAGAGATGCTTGGTACATATTATATGTCAAATATAGTACCCAAAAAAATTGTGGCAAACTTTGAGCTAACTGAAAATTTTAGGCTTTTTATAAAATCAAAACGAAAAGACGTAGCGTTTTCAAACAACATTCCAAAACCGCTTTTAAAGATAATAGAGAAAAACGTAGTTTTAAAACCAGACACCAAAGAGTTTGAAAGTGAGTTTTACAAGCTTTTTGGAAGAAAGGCCCCAAAATTGATAGAATGCTTTGATATAAGCCACTTTCAAGGTCAATATACCGTAGGCTCTATGGTGGTATGGGAAGATGGCAGTCTAAACAAATCAAAATATAGAAGGTATAGGATAAAAACCGTAGATTACATAGATGATTTTGCATCGTTAAAAGAAGTCCTATCAAGAAGGGCAAAAAGGATAGTATCAAAAGAGGACCAAACTCCTGACATGTGGCTTATAGATGGGGGTAAGGGTCAGCTTTCAATGGGTATTGAGGTAAAGGAAAAGTTTTTATTAAACATATACATTTGTTCTTTGGCCAAAAAAGAAGAAATCATTTATACAGAAGACGGGCTTGAAATCCCAATTAAAAACCACCAAGCTCTTTATAGGGTATTTGGGCTTTTAAGAGATGAAGCACACCGCTTTGCCATCACCTACAATAGAAACCTCCGTTCAAAAGAGTTTATAAAAGATACTCTTTCAAAGATAAAAGGCGTTGGCAAGGTAAAAAAAGAAATTATATATAGACATTTTGACAGCCTTTACGATTTTATAAAATCTGACGATGAAAAGCTTAAGAAACTTGGTATATCAAAATCCATAAAAGAAAGCGTGAAGAAAATACTGGGAGATATGTAG
- a CDS encoding HAMP domain-containing sensor histidine kinase translates to MATDLFRNIFINARLKFALLNSFIFIFLMGFFYYITYNLYVGYAEEIIKNRSEELAKIALLKAVEHKRFSLPPGFSILIKSQNKVYYSADNLDKDDKRAIRLKDRFEYNGKIYTVFLKASVEDIVESEKRIIFYASLVFFGLTMVVFGISYWFSGIFLKPIEDYTQKLDIVLKGSMHAINTPLSILKLSDIKDKRAKEAISRIEDTIGRVKSIFISKPSQETLLNINAFVEDALDALEDSLESKNIAVNLEENTTLKVYGDPVDISMIIENIFDNAIKYNKENGFINVKISSSKLVVENPSEPIKDTSRLFELFYREDESKEGLGLGLYIVKTLCERNGISVKAKYENGIFRIVLEW, encoded by the coding sequence TTGGCTACAGACTTGTTTAGAAATATTTTTATAAACGCCAGATTAAAGTTTGCACTTTTAAATTCTTTCATATTTATCTTTTTGATGGGATTTTTTTACTATATAACTTACAATTTATACGTTGGATACGCCGAGGAAATTATAAAGAACCGTTCTGAAGAACTTGCTAAGATAGCTCTTTTAAAAGCTGTAGAGCATAAGCGTTTTAGCCTACCACCTGGATTTAGTATACTCATAAAATCCCAAAACAAAGTTTATTACAGCGCAGATAACCTTGACAAAGACGACAAAAGAGCCATCAGGCTAAAGGATAGATTTGAATACAACGGCAAAATATACACCGTTTTCTTAAAAGCATCAGTGGAAGACATCGTTGAATCTGAAAAACGTATTATATTTTACGCAAGTTTGGTGTTTTTTGGGCTTACGATGGTGGTTTTTGGGATTTCTTACTGGTTTTCTGGGATTTTCTTAAAACCTATAGAAGATTACACCCAGAAGCTCGATATAGTCCTAAAAGGAAGCATGCACGCCATAAACACACCTCTTAGTATTTTAAAGCTTTCTGATATAAAAGATAAAAGGGCTAAAGAGGCCATATCTCGCATTGAAGATACCATAGGACGTGTGAAGTCTATTTTTATATCAAAACCAAGCCAAGAAACTCTTTTAAATATAAACGCCTTTGTAGAAGATGCGTTGGATGCCCTTGAAGATTCCTTAGAATCAAAAAACATCGCTGTAAATCTTGAAGAGAATACAACCCTTAAAGTATATGGAGACCCTGTGGATATTTCCATGATAATAGAAAACATCTTTGACAACGCTATAAAATACAACAAAGAAAATGGTTTTATAAACGTAAAAATATCCTCTTCTAAGCTTGTGGTGGAAAATCCAAGCGAGCCTATAAAAGATACTTCAAGGCTCTTTGAGCTTTTTTACAGAGAAGATGAGTCAAAAGAAGGTTTGGGTCTTGGGCTTTACATAGTAAAAACGTTGTGTGAGAGAAATGGTATATCTGTAAAAGCCAAATACGAAAACGGCATTTTTAGGATAGTGCTTGAATGGTAA
- a CDS encoding response regulator transcription factor: MKVLVVEDDKTLLELLCKKLKENGFLCEGADNAQDALLYLKAEEFDVICLDIMLGKDSGINLCKEIRELNKEASIIFISAIADLSTKTKGFEECLADDYITKPFSVEELILRIKAVIRRKHNIKGSVVKLRENVLYDMDRKVLIVDGEEKELTRKLACILETLILKAGKLVSYEMLMQNCWDMAEAPSQDSIRTHLKLLRKLLKEENKDLIRNVPGLGYRLV; the protein is encoded by the coding sequence ATGAAAGTCCTTGTGGTAGAAGACGATAAGACGCTTTTAGAGCTTTTGTGCAAAAAGTTAAAAGAAAACGGCTTTTTGTGTGAAGGTGCTGATAACGCTCAAGATGCTCTTTTGTATCTAAAAGCCGAAGAGTTTGATGTGATATGCCTTGATATCATGCTTGGAAAAGATAGCGGTATAAATCTATGTAAAGAAATAAGGGAGTTAAACAAAGAGGCTTCTATTATATTTATAAGTGCCATAGCAGATTTATCCACCAAAACAAAAGGTTTTGAGGAGTGCTTAGCGGACGATTATATCACAAAGCCCTTTAGTGTAGAAGAGCTTATCCTTCGTATTAAAGCTGTAATAAGAAGAAAGCACAACATAAAAGGAAGCGTTGTAAAGCTAAGAGAAAATGTCCTTTACGATATGGATAGAAAAGTTCTTATAGTAGATGGAGAAGAGAAAGAACTTACTAGAAAACTTGCCTGCATATTGGAAACTCTTATATTAAAAGCTGGAAAACTGGTATCTTATGAAATGCTTATGCAAAACTGTTGGGATATGGCGGAAGCTCCCAGTCAAGATTCTATTAGGACCCATCTTAAGCTTTTAAGAAAACTTTTAAAAGAAGAAAATAAGGACCTTATAAGAAACGTGCCAGGACTTGGCTACAGACTTGTTTAG
- the trpA gene encoding tryptophan synthase subunit alpha, which translates to MNISEVFGLLKQKNKIALLSYMVAGYPDLETSYKAFDILLENGSDMIEIGFPFSDPVADGPTIQEAHTIALRNGITHKDIFDLSKSLKQKHQDKPFLLMTYFNPIYKMGLDKFFKEAKESGIDGFIIPDLPAEEAQGVKDALEQRSLSLVMLLAPTSFKNNRIQSVCKMSTDFVYMVSVTGITGARDILPIESIKEYTTNYRKHCHKPIVLGFGISSKEHIDSLKPYVDGVVVGSHFVKSLKKEGLEGLKEEAKKLSEATYL; encoded by the coding sequence ATGAATATATCAGAGGTTTTTGGGCTTTTAAAACAAAAAAATAAAATAGCATTGCTTTCTTACATGGTGGCTGGATACCCAGATTTGGAAACTTCTTACAAAGCCTTTGATATACTCTTAGAAAACGGCTCTGATATGATAGAGATAGGTTTTCCTTTTTCAGATCCTGTAGCAGATGGACCCACTATTCAAGAGGCTCACACTATAGCCCTTCGGAACGGTATAACCCATAAAGATATATTTGATCTTTCTAAAAGCTTAAAACAAAAACATCAAGATAAACCTTTTTTACTTATGACATACTTTAACCCTATATATAAGATGGGTCTTGATAAATTTTTTAAAGAGGCAAAAGAGTCTGGTATAGATGGTTTTATAATACCTGATTTACCAGCAGAAGAAGCTCAAGGTGTAAAAGATGCCTTAGAGCAAAGATCTCTTAGTCTTGTGATGCTTTTGGCTCCCACTTCTTTTAAAAACAACAGGATCCAAAGCGTTTGTAAGATGTCCACAGATTTTGTTTACATGGTATCTGTTACAGGTATTACAGGGGCGAGGGATATACTGCCCATAGAAAGCATAAAAGAATATACCACCAACTATAGAAAACATTGTCATAAGCCCATAGTTCTTGGTTTTGGTATATCAAGCAAGGAGCATATCGATAGTTTAAAGCCTTATGTGGATGGTGTGGTGGTGGGTAGTCATTTTGTTAAAAGCCTAAAAAAAGAAGGCTTGGAAGGGTTAAAAGAAGAAGCTAAAAAACTTTCTGAAGCCACTTATCTATGA
- the frr gene encoding ribosome recycling factor yields the protein MIEDILEEAEESMKKSINHFKSELAGFRTGRASTSLVEDIKIEYYGSRVPIKQVGNVSVPEPNQILIQVWDQNAISPIEKAIMEQLSLNPARQGNTLRITLPPLTQERRKELVKLLHKTTEEAKVAIRNIRRDAKEMIESLEGISEDEIKRALDKLQKITDHYIDEISNLSSSKEKEITELK from the coding sequence ATGATAGAGGATATCTTAGAAGAAGCTGAAGAGAGCATGAAAAAGAGTATAAACCATTTTAAGAGTGAGTTGGCAGGTTTTAGGACAGGAAGAGCTTCTACATCGCTGGTGGAGGACATCAAGATAGAGTATTACGGCTCTAGAGTGCCTATTAAACAAGTGGGTAATGTAAGCGTGCCAGAGCCAAACCAAATACTCATTCAAGTGTGGGACCAAAACGCTATATCACCCATCGAAAAGGCTATAATGGAACAGCTTTCTTTAAACCCGGCAAGACAAGGAAACACCCTTCGCATTACGCTTCCACCCCTTACTCAAGAAAGGCGTAAAGAACTTGTGAAGCTTCTACACAAAACCACCGAAGAAGCAAAAGTGGCTATAAGAAATATAAGAAGAGATGCAAAAGAGATGATAGAGTCTTTAGAAGGTATATCTGAAGATGAGATAAAAAGAGCCCTCGATAAGCTTCAGAAAATCACAGACCATTATATAGATGAGATATCAAACCTATCCTCTTCAAAGGAGAAGGAGATTACGGAGTTAAAATGA
- the hfq gene encoding RNA chaperone Hfq yields MGSKNAARLQDLMLNQIRKSKVKVSIYLLNGVRLQGKVRSFDLYTILIEDGKQQTLVYKHSITTIIPAERIDLNFNEIEEEEENYNI; encoded by the coding sequence ATGGGTAGCAAAAACGCAGCAAGATTACAAGATTTGATGCTAAACCAAATAAGAAAGTCTAAGGTAAAAGTGTCTATATATCTTCTTAACGGCGTAAGGTTACAAGGGAAAGTTAGATCTTTTGATCTTTATACAATTCTCATAGAAGACGGCAAACAGCAAACCCTCGTGTACAAACACTCTATAACTACAATAATACCTGCCGAAAGGATAGACTTAAACTTCAACGAGATAGAAGAAGAAGAAGAAAACTACAACATATAG
- the uppS gene encoding polyprenyl diphosphate synthase, whose protein sequence is MDLNVPKHIAIIMDGNGRWAQEKGKNRFYGHYAGADAVEPVTLKAKELGISYITLFAFSTENWKRPKEEIDVLFKLFKEYLIRKEESILKNGIKMKFIGRKDRIPEELLQYMDSIEQKSEKNDAITLTLAVDYGGLDDITRAFNKLLSQKNQVTQEDIKKALDTHFLPAVDLLIRTGNEKRISNFLLWDIAYAEIFFCEKYWPDFTPEDLCMIVEDFSKRKRRFGAVQPVDMI, encoded by the coding sequence ATGGACTTAAATGTGCCAAAACATATAGCCATAATAATGGATGGCAACGGAAGATGGGCTCAAGAAAAAGGTAAAAATAGGTTTTATGGGCACTACGCTGGGGCTGATGCAGTAGAACCCGTTACATTAAAAGCCAAAGAGCTGGGAATTAGCTATATAACGCTCTTTGCTTTTTCAACAGAAAACTGGAAAAGACCAAAAGAGGAAATAGATGTTCTTTTTAAGCTTTTCAAAGAATACCTCATAAGAAAAGAAGAAAGCATATTAAAAAACGGCATAAAGATGAAATTTATAGGAAGAAAAGACAGAATACCAGAAGAACTTCTTCAATACATGGATAGCATAGAACAAAAAAGCGAAAAAAACGACGCTATAACCCTTACACTGGCTGTAGATTACGGTGGGTTAGACGATATCACAAGAGCGTTTAACAAACTGCTATCTCAAAAAAATCAAGTAACTCAAGAGGATATAAAAAAGGCTTTGGACACACATTTTCTACCGGCGGTGGATCTTCTAATAAGAACTGGCAACGAAAAAAGAATCTCCAACTTTTTGCTTTGGGATATAGCTTATGCTGAAATTTTCTTCTGCGAGAAATATTGGCCAGACTTTACACCAGAAGATCTTTGTATGATAGTGGAGGATTTTTCTAAAAGAAAAAGACGCTTTGGAGCAGTGCAACCAGTAGATATGATATAA
- the eno gene encoding phosphopyruvate hydratase, translating to MSKIIDVKAREVLDSRGNPTVETEVILESGASGIAIVPSGASTGSKEALELRDKDERYMGKGVLKAVENVNNEIAKAVIGLDASSQTELDLTLIELDDTDNKSNLGANAILSVSMATARAMANELGIPLFAYLGGIFAKKLPVPLMNIINGGVHADNPLSIQEFMIVPYGAETFSDALRMGAETFHTLKSLLKENGFATCVGDEGGFAPNLESTEKAIEFILKAIEKAGYTPGEDIAIALDFAASEFYKDGIYTIDGNQYDKEGLLDFCIKLLENYPIISLEDPASEEDEEGWQILTEELSDRVQLVGDDLFVTNPKIFLEGIGKGMANAILIKLNQIGTLTETLETIAIAKQYGYNTIISHRSGETEDTFIAHLAVGTNAGQIKTGSLSRSERIAKYNELLRIEEYLGYGAMYASKEEFWPFLQ from the coding sequence ATGAGCAAAATAATAGACGTAAAAGCAAGAGAGGTACTAGATTCAAGGGGGAATCCTACCGTAGAAACAGAAGTTATATTAGAATCAGGAGCTAGCGGGATAGCTATAGTACCAAGCGGAGCTTCCACCGGTTCAAAAGAAGCTTTAGAGCTAAGGGACAAAGATGAAAGGTATATGGGAAAGGGTGTGTTAAAAGCCGTAGAAAACGTAAACAATGAAATAGCAAAAGCCGTCATAGGCCTTGATGCTTCTAGCCAAACGGAGTTAGACTTAACGCTTATAGAACTAGACGACACAGACAACAAATCAAATTTGGGAGCAAACGCAATACTCTCTGTAAGCATGGCTACAGCAAGAGCCATGGCCAACGAACTGGGTATACCTCTTTTTGCATATTTAGGGGGTATTTTTGCAAAAAAGTTACCTGTGCCTCTTATGAACATAATAAACGGCGGAGTGCATGCAGACAACCCTCTTAGTATACAAGAGTTTATGATAGTGCCTTATGGAGCCGAGACATTTTCTGATGCCCTTAGGATGGGAGCCGAGACATTTCACACTCTTAAAAGCTTGTTAAAAGAAAATGGTTTTGCCACCTGTGTAGGAGATGAAGGTGGTTTTGCACCAAACTTAGAATCCACCGAAAAAGCTATAGAGTTTATACTAAAAGCCATAGAAAAAGCAGGATATACACCCGGAGAAGATATCGCTATAGCTCTTGATTTTGCAGCATCGGAGTTTTACAAAGACGGTATATATACGATAGATGGCAATCAGTATGACAAAGAAGGTCTTCTTGATTTTTGTATAAAGCTTTTAGAAAACTATCCGATAATATCGTTAGAAGACCCAGCTTCAGAAGAAGACGAAGAAGGTTGGCAAATACTTACAGAAGAACTAAGCGATAGAGTACAGCTTGTGGGTGATGATTTGTTTGTTACAAACCCAAAAATCTTTTTAGAGGGCATAGGTAAAGGCATGGCAAACGCAATTCTTATAAAGCTAAACCAAATAGGCACTCTCACAGAAACCCTTGAAACTATAGCCATAGCAAAACAATACGGCTACAACACCATTATATCCCATAGGTCCGGAGAAACAGAAGATACCTTTATAGCTCATTTGGCCGTAGGTACAAACGCAGGACAGATAAAAACAGGTTCTTTATCAAGATCTGAAAGAATAGCCAAATACAACGAGCTTCTAAGAATAGAGGAGTATCTTGGCTACGGAGCTATGTATGCGTCAAAAGAAGAATTTTGGCCGTTCTTACAGTAA
- the purL gene encoding phosphoribosylformylglycinamidine synthase subunit PurL, whose protein sequence is MDNLHGLTQQEYETIKSLIGREPNDIELGIFGVLWSEHCSYKSSKPLLKKFPTEAPYVVQGPGENAGVIELEDAWLAFKIESHNHPSFIDPFNGAATGVGGIIRDIMSMGARPIAILDSLRFGENSKRITKGIVKGISHYGNCIGIPTVGGETFFDNCYEKNPIVNAFCIGVMPKNRIYKARANKVGQILFLIGSSTGRDGIHGATMASSQFDEKALKKRSNVQIGDPFYGKKLLEAIMYVVENQLVVGIQDLGAGGIAGACFEVAYKSNMGVDINLDEVPLREKDMNAYEILLSESQERMLLIAEKENLQELINVANKFHLSWCVLGETTTSNTVNVYFKNEKVASLDYKIVTEGVPSCYIAPSKTFTPSKEKFLPDRTDLKELFLKVISNPNIASKEHIYTQYDFEVGTNTVIGPSSDAAVLRIKWPLRPAVKSDQGIAIKADGNAYYMEADPYEGARWTIAECARNLSCVGAKALAFSDCLNFGNPKREDVAIKMEFCVSGMASAMKEFGIPVISGNVSLYNETVEGSTITNIMPTPVVVGVGVLEDVHKHMDHGFKKPSSLFLIGNLNQEYTLNGSLVQKILTGGVKGALTKVDIEKEKLLSKLLISLIQKDLILSAHDVSMGGLIVNIFESLVDTSLGAYISLYVDEEPTMFLFAENPTRVVVSVDQDLEEQFKSVVEETNLDWMLIGSVISEKSFTIEYNGRELIRCDLETVKYIWKNSLKDFF, encoded by the coding sequence ATGGATAATTTGCATGGACTTACACAACAAGAGTATGAAACTATAAAATCCCTCATAGGCAGAGAGCCAAATGATATAGAGCTCGGTATATTTGGGGTTTTATGGTCTGAACATTGTTCTTATAAAAGCTCAAAACCCCTTCTTAAGAAATTTCCAACAGAAGCTCCTTATGTGGTTCAAGGGCCTGGCGAAAACGCTGGTGTTATAGAATTAGAAGATGCTTGGCTTGCTTTTAAGATAGAAAGCCACAATCATCCATCTTTTATAGACCCCTTCAACGGGGCTGCTACAGGAGTAGGGGGAATAATAAGAGATATAATGTCTATGGGTGCAAGGCCTATAGCGATACTTGACTCTCTTAGATTTGGAGAGAACTCCAAAAGGATCACCAAAGGGATAGTAAAGGGCATAAGCCACTATGGAAACTGTATAGGTATACCCACCGTTGGTGGTGAGACATTTTTTGATAACTGCTACGAAAAAAACCCTATTGTAAATGCTTTTTGCATAGGCGTAATGCCAAAAAATAGAATATACAAAGCAAGAGCCAATAAAGTAGGTCAAATACTTTTCCTCATAGGCTCATCCACCGGAAGAGACGGCATACATGGAGCTACGATGGCTAGTTCTCAGTTTGATGAAAAAGCTTTGAAAAAGCGTTCCAACGTCCAAATAGGCGATCCTTTTTACGGCAAAAAACTTTTAGAAGCTATAATGTATGTGGTAGAAAACCAATTGGTGGTGGGTATCCAAGATTTAGGAGCTGGGGGAATAGCTGGCGCTTGCTTTGAAGTAGCTTACAAATCAAATATGGGTGTTGATATAAACTTAGATGAAGTCCCGCTTAGGGAAAAAGATATGAACGCTTACGAAATACTCCTTTCAGAAAGCCAAGAAAGAATGCTTCTTATAGCCGAAAAAGAAAACTTACAAGAGCTAATAAACGTAGCAAACAAATTTCACCTTTCTTGGTGTGTGTTGGGAGAAACCACCACATCAAACACGGTAAACGTATATTTTAAAAATGAGAAAGTAGCATCTTTGGACTATAAAATAGTAACAGAAGGTGTGCCAAGTTGCTATATAGCACCTTCTAAGACATTTACACCATCCAAAGAAAAATTTTTGCCAGATAGAACAGATCTAAAAGAGTTATTTTTAAAGGTAATATCAAATCCAAACATAGCTTCAAAAGAGCATATATATACTCAATACGATTTTGAAGTGGGCACCAACACGGTCATAGGACCTTCAAGTGATGCGGCAGTTTTAAGGATAAAGTGGCCTTTAAGACCCGCCGTAAAATCAGATCAGGGAATAGCCATAAAAGCTGATGGAAACGCTTACTACATGGAAGCAGACCCTTACGAAGGGGCAAGATGGACTATAGCAGAATGCGCTAGAAACTTATCTTGCGTAGGAGCCAAAGCCCTTGCTTTTAGCGATTGTCTAAACTTTGGAAACCCAAAAAGAGAAGATGTGGCAATAAAGATGGAGTTTTGCGTAAGTGGTATGGCATCCGCTATGAAAGAGTTTGGCATCCCGGTAATAAGCGGTAACGTATCTTTATACAACGAAACCGTTGAAGGAAGCACCATCACAAACATTATGCCAACACCTGTGGTAGTGGGGGTTGGAGTTTTAGAAGATGTACATAAACACATGGATCACGGGTTTAAAAAACCCTCTAGTCTGTTCCTTATAGGAAATTTAAACCAAGAATACACTCTAAACGGTTCCCTTGTGCAGAAAATTTTAACTGGTGGCGTAAAAGGTGCTCTTACAAAAGTAGATATTGAAAAAGAAAAACTCTTATCTAAACTTCTTATAAGCCTAATACAAAAAGACCTAATACTATCAGCTCATGATGTATCGATGGGCGGTCTTATAGTAAATATATTCGAAAGTTTAGTAGATACAAGCTTGGGAGCCTACATAAGCCTTTATGTAGACGAAGAACCAACGATGTTTTTATTTGCAGAAAATCCCACAAGGGTAGTAGTAAGCGTAGACCAAGATTTAGAAGAACAGTTTAAGAGTGTAGTGGAAGAAACCAATCTCGATTGGATGCTCATAGGAAGCGTCATATCAGAAAAATCTTTTACCATAGAATACAACGGCAGAGAACTTATAAGATGTGATTTAGAAACAGTAAAATATATATGGAAAAACAGCCTAAAGGATTTCTTTTAA
- the lspA gene encoding signal peptidase II, which yields MEKQPKGFLLIYFITFLTVFILDEITKIEIKSILKPNESIDVLPILKIVLIYNTGIAFGMLSSLGGMLRVLLLEVLPVIAIFVSGFYAFKSKDTKISILMGMLSGGAFGNLFERVYYGKVTDFLYFHIGNHYWPAFNVADSAVSLSIAGLILLSLKEREG from the coding sequence ATGGAAAAACAGCCTAAAGGATTTCTTTTAATATACTTTATCACATTTTTAACGGTATTTATCTTGGATGAGATAACAAAAATAGAGATAAAAAGTATACTAAAACCAAACGAAAGCATAGATGTACTACCTATACTAAAAATAGTGCTTATATATAACACGGGCATTGCTTTTGGTATGCTATCTAGTTTGGGTGGTATGCTTAGAGTGTTGCTTTTGGAAGTCCTTCCGGTGATAGCCATATTTGTAAGTGGTTTTTATGCTTTTAAAAGCAAAGATACAAAAATTAGTATACTAATGGGTATGCTCTCAGGTGGGGCTTTCGGAAACTTGTTTGAAAGGGTGTATTATGGGAAGGTGACAGATTTCTTGTATTTCCATATAGGAAACCACTACTGGCCAGCTTTTAACGTGGCAGATAGCGCTGTGAGTTTATCCATAGCAGGGCTTATACTTCTTTCTTTAAAAGAGCGTGAGGGGTAA
- a CDS encoding phosphoribosylanthranilate isomerase codes for MAKVKICGITNLEDALLAQELGADFLGFILYPKSQRYINLEEAIKIKKHLKIPAVGVIVNEPLNTVKELLNYFDFAQLHGDEDCTYSISNRIIKVFRVKDRLPDIEKCWDENLILFDTLSDKYGGTGKSFDWNILKTLKRDFFVSGGLNEENVQHLKDIKPYAVDVASGVEEKPGKKNPDKLEKFIKRAKAL; via the coding sequence ATGGCAAAGGTAAAAATATGCGGTATTACAAACTTAGAAGATGCCCTTTTAGCCCAAGAACTTGGAGCTGATTTTTTAGGTTTTATACTATATCCTAAAAGCCAAAGATACATAAATTTAGAAGAGGCTATTAAAATAAAAAAGCATTTAAAAATACCAGCAGTGGGAGTAATAGTGAATGAGCCTTTAAACACAGTAAAAGAGCTTCTTAATTATTTTGATTTTGCCCAGCTTCATGGAGATGAGGATTGCACTTACAGTATATCAAATAGGATTATAAAGGTGTTTAGAGTGAAAGATAGACTACCAGATATAGAAAAATGCTGGGATGAAAATCTTATACTTTTTGATACGTTATCAGATAAATATGGAGGCACTGGTAAAAGCTTTGATTGGAACATATTAAAAACTTTGAAAAGGGATTTTTTTGTATCTGGGGGTCTAAACGAAGAAAACGTTCAACACTTAAAAGATATAAAACCCTATGCTGTTGATGTGGCCTCTGGGGTTGAAGAAAAACCAGGTAAAAAAAATCCTGATAAATTAGAAAAATTTATAAAAAGGGCTAAAGCTTTATGA